In a genomic window of Streptomyces koelreuteriae:
- a CDS encoding RDD family protein gives MSSEPPPGSGQQPPDDDPFRKQPPNEPPGQGAGSPYGSEPPPYQGGGGPYGGPGGGPQGGDPYGGGSYPTDPLAGMPPLADSGKRTLARILDMILVGIVVWLVTWGFGVNEYDVDSDQIEVGKSFWQSGVAAVLYIAYDTILIARTGQTLGKKLLHMRVANLDNGATPSVQNSLLRAAVLWIPFAFCCACVWTAVCGGWSFFDRPYKQGLHDKAAKTVVVSTG, from the coding sequence ATGAGCAGTGAACCGCCCCCCGGCTCCGGGCAGCAGCCCCCGGACGACGACCCGTTCAGGAAGCAGCCCCCGAACGAGCCGCCCGGTCAGGGCGCGGGCTCGCCCTACGGCAGCGAACCCCCGCCGTACCAGGGCGGCGGCGGGCCCTACGGTGGCCCCGGCGGCGGTCCCCAGGGCGGGGACCCGTACGGCGGCGGCTCCTACCCCACCGACCCCCTCGCCGGCATGCCCCCGCTCGCCGACAGCGGCAAGCGCACTCTCGCCCGCATCCTCGACATGATCCTGGTGGGCATCGTCGTCTGGCTGGTCACCTGGGGCTTCGGCGTCAACGAGTACGACGTGGACAGCGACCAGATCGAGGTCGGCAAGTCCTTCTGGCAGTCGGGGGTCGCCGCTGTCCTCTACATCGCCTACGACACCATCCTCATCGCCAGGACCGGCCAGACCCTCGGCAAGAAGCTGCTGCACATGCGCGTGGCCAACCTCGACAACGGCGCCACGCCCTCCGTGCAGAACTCGCTGCTGCGGGCCGCGGTGCTGTGGATCCCCTTCGCCTTCTGCTGCGCCTGTGTCTGGACCGCGGTCTGCGGCGGCTGGAGCTTCTTCGACCGGCCCTACAAGCAGGGCCTGCACGACAAGGCGGCCAAGACGGTCGTGGTCAGCACCGGTTGA